A stretch of Ipomoea triloba cultivar NCNSP0323 chromosome 11, ASM357664v1 DNA encodes these proteins:
- the LOC115995784 gene encoding protein RNA-directed DNA methylation 3 isoform X1, producing the protein MVSSKGKEKVGAGDKAGAGKRKIDLTGGKDDDKTGKRKRNDVLQFFEDSAFEVGDDEYSDDSDFFDTDFIDDEFGTDDGVQKQHEKAPVFPLVPKEEEMDEEELEKMLRERYKAGSSFVKFAEDGYEKKGSIQEDISVPSTKDPTIWKVKCMVGRERHSAFCLMQKYVDLRVLGMKLQIISAFALDHVKGFVYIEADKQSDVNEACKGLCSIYSSRMSPVPRNEISQLISVRSKCNGISEGMWARVKSGKYKGDLAQVVAVNDVQKKVTVKLIPRIDLQALAEKFGGGVVAKKASIPAPRLIRSTELEDFRPLITIRKDRETNQMVEVLDGKMLREGYLFKKVSIDSLCFWGVMPSETELLKFEPYKNDEPQDTEWLSQLYGERKRKRTIKHDKGNGKGGEKGEGSSNSANGNNFEVDDLVFFGRKDFGIIIGTEKENVYKIMKEGSEGPVLVTVQLRELRAACFDRKLFTVKDQHKNTISINDIVRVLDGPSKDRQGIVKQIYKGVIFLYDEMGEEHNRYVCVKAPVCERISRSHGLLSGKESEAGPSTGFAETPSSPNTPLSPKKPCRERVSRGDKDGLLFSVGQSVRIRVGPLKGYICRVLAVRQSDVTVKLDSRQKILTVKSEHLSEVHGRSSTISLGSADPEAAKPFDLLGAQDGSTDWTSGGLPASAQDENWNAGLPSNERSAWPSFPASSCLTTQLDPNSISPLTAVDVNNDAGNSAWDSGTTQNKNASWGASGVSEKNVADAGQDSGWGGSDSWKKSVPTTGVGSSSSDGTNKDNASNWGASGTTPGKETSGNWNQPESSGWNKATVRNEGQSEGWGNKVNGGGSDGSSWGKSVGSQGKGAIVGNSDAWDSKGVASSSLSGPVSESKGWGNAGSSQDGGSTWSKQDAGSSWNKKEDKSSCAKQGGTQSSWGKQDSKIPDSSGGGDGGSSWGKQEGASWGKQDGGSWNKKEDTSWNKQGGGPSSGQQANKDGGSWNKQEGGSSWGKQDGGSWNKEDKSNKPGGETSWGQQADKDGGSWCKPEGGSSWGKQDGGSWNKEDKSNKPGGSSWGKQDGGSWNKEDKSNKPGGETSWGQQADKDGGSWSKPEGGSSWKGAKTFGSGDGYGNRNGGEFGNKDGSDQQGSWGRENTFDGGRGFGGRRGRGGGRGRDNFGRGRGRGGRSFDRGESSSWGKEGEDNNGSGFAGGSSWKSSQESSWGKVTSSTGWKTDQSEKHEGSGFAGGQTSWKSSQESSWGKVTSNDENNKASSGWGSTQSEKTENNKAGSSSGWGSNQSEKTESNKAGSSSGWGSDKLEKTERDEGGWNAAKPSGETQSSSWNRKSSTNEEKTTSGGDGWSTGKGSGSENNQSSGWNKKSSDGGGIGDAVSGWGNNEQSWKTNNSAAGNQSSGWKSEGSQDPNAWSSKSNWNSGSGFAGDEQQPDSSNERGRGGWRGGRGGSDIGGFGGRGGSDRGGFRGRGRSDRGGFQGRGGSDRGGFRGRGGFDRGGFGGRGRGRRDQNDEWNNRNDFGDGKPSSWSSGSGSDPGSWKASDGSGSWSQGGSGKGQWQSWSAGGSTSKVDGHSSKAGGWNNKNDSGDGKPGSWKTGSGSDAGGWKASDDNKGSWGGTEKGQGGWKNGSGSDAGGWKSSDNKGSWNETGSGKGQGQSWSAAGSTSKTDGHVSEAGGWNKGSSANAAGGDASASKWSTPTQENTSGNLNSSWNSSQSNASEFEKSKEACGATESGGPADAWGKASSSWGKGSDGGGKGGW; encoded by the exons ATGGTCTCGTCGAAGGGCAAGGAGAAGGTCGGCGCCGGCGACAAGGCCGGGGCCGGCAAGCGGAAGATCGATCTCACCGGTGGAAAGGATGACGACAAGACCGGCAAAAGGAAGAGGAACGACGTCCTTCAGTTCTTCGAAGACAGCGCTTTCGAGGTCGGAGATGACGAGTACAGTGACGATTCTGACTTCTTCGACACTG ATTTTATTGATGATGAATTTGGCACTGATGATGGAGTCCAGAAGCAACATGAGAAAGCCCCTGTCTTCCCTTTAGTACCTAAGGAGGAGGAAATGGATGAAGAAGAGTTAGAAAAAATGTTGAGAGAGCGCTACAAAGCAGGTTCTAGTTTTGTTAAATTTGCAGAAGATGGATATGAAAAGAAAGGATCAATTCAAGAGGACATATCTGTGCCCTCCACCAAGGACCCTACTATATGGAAAGTCAAATGCATG GTTGGTCGTGAAAGGCATTCAGCTTTCTGCCTTATGCAGAAATATGTGGACTTGCGAGTTCTGGGAATGAAGCTCCAAATAATTTCCGCTTTTGCTCTTGATCATGTGAAAGGCTTTGTCTATATTGAAGCAGATAAACAGTCTGATGTTAATGAG GCTTGTAAAGGGCTCTGCAGTATATATTCCAGTCGGATGTCTCCAGTTCCAAGGAACGAAATTTCTCAACTGATATCAGTACGAAGCAAGTGCAATGGAATTTCTGAGGGCATGTGGGCTCGTGTTAAGAGTGGCAAATACAAGGGGGATCTAGCGCAG GTTGTGGCAGTGAATGATGTACAGAAAAAAGTCACAGTGAAGCTGATTCCAAGAATAGACTTGCAAGCACTGGCTGAGAAATTT GGTGGAGGAGTTGTTGCCAAGAAGGCTTCCATTCCAGCACCAAGGCTAATCCGCTCTACTGAGCTTGA AGATTTTCGTCCTCTCATCACAATTCGCAAGGACCGTGAGACAAACCAGATGGTTGAAGTTCTTGATGGAAAGATGCTTAGAGAAGGCTATTTATTTAAGAAGGTGTcgattgactctttgtgcttttgGGGTGTAATGCCTTCTGAAACTGAGCTCCTGAAGTTTGAGCCTTACAAGAATGATGAACCCCAAGATACCGAGTGGCTTTCCCAGCTCTATGGTGAGCGAAAGAGAAAACGAACAATTAAGCATGACAAAGGGAATGGGAAAGGTGGTGAGAAAGGAGAGGGTTCATCAAACTCTGCCAATGGAAACAATTTTGAAGTAGATGATCTTGTGTTTTTTGG TCGCAAGGACTTTGGCATTATCATTGGCACTGAGAAGGAGAATGTGTATAAG ATCATGAAAGAAGGTTCAGAGGGACCGGTGCTAGTGACTGTTCAACTTCGTGAACTAAGAGCAGCATGCTTTGATAGAAAACTGTTCACCGTAAAAGATCaacataaaaatacaatttccaTTAATGACATTGTCAGGGTTTTGGATGGTCCATCAaag GATAGACAAGGGATTGTTAAGCAAATCTACAAAGGTGTCATCTTTCTGTATGATGAGATGGGTGAGGAACATAACCGGTATGTCTGTGTTAAAGCTCCAGTGTGTGAAAGAATTTCCCGTAGCCATGGTTTATTGTCTGGGAAG gaaagtgAGGCTGGACCATCTACAGGTTTTGCTGAAACTCCATCATCTCCAAATACCCCATTGTCACCTAAGAAACCTTGCAGAGAGAGGG TTTCTCGTGGGGATAAAGATGGACTACTATTCTCTGTTGGTCAATCAGTCAGAATACGTGTTGGTCCTTTGAAGGGATATATCTGCCGTGTCTTGGCTGTACGTCAATCTGATGTCACTGTTAAACTTGATTCACGGCAAAAGATTCTTACAG TTAAAAGCGAGCATCTCTCTGAGGTTCATGGAAGGTCTTCTACCATTTCTTTGGG TAGTGCTGATCCAGAGGCTGCAAAACCATTTGATCTGCTTGGAGCACAGGATGGCTCAACAG ATTGGACTTCTGGAGGGTTACCAGCTTCTGCACAAGATGAAAATTGGAATGCAGGATTGCCATCAAATGAAAG GAGCGCTTGGCCTTCTTTCCCTGCATCAAGCTGCTTAACA ACTCAACTGGATCCTAATTCCATAAGTCCTCTCACTGCAGTTGATGTGAATAATG ATGCTGGAAATTCTGCTTGGGATAGTGGGACAACTCAAAATAAGAATGCATCATGGGGTGCATCAGGAGTCTCTGAGAAAAATGTTGCTGATGCTGGACAAGATAGTGGCTGGGGAGGGAGTGATAGTTGGAAGAAAAGTGTTCCCACTACAGGAGTTGGTAGCAGTAGTTCTGATGGTACCAACAAGGACAATGCTTCCAACTGGGGTGCTTCTGGAACCACACCAGGGAAAGAAACTAGTGGGAACTGGAATCAACCTGAATCAAGTGGTTGGAATAAAGCTACAGTAAGGAATGAAGGCCAAAGTGAAGGATGGGGTAACAAAGTGAATGGTGGAGGAAGTGATGGGTCTAGTTGGGGCAAATCTGTGGGTTCTCAAGGTAAAGGGGCTATTGTTGGAAACAGTGATGCTTGGGACAGCAAGGGAGTGGCATCTAGCTCCTTATCTGGTCCAGTTAGTGAGAGTAAGGGATGGGGCAATGCTGGTAGTTCACAGGATGGCGGGTCCACTTGGAGCAAACAAGATGCAGGATCTTCTTGGAATAAGAAGGAAGATAAATCTTCATGCGCAAAGCAAGGAGGGACTCAATCTTCTTGGGGCAAACAAGACAGTAAGATACCTGATAGTTCTGGTGGGGGTGATGGTGGGTCTTCTTGGGGAAAGCAGGAGGGTGCATCATGGGGCAAACAAGATGGGGGATCTTGGAATAAGAAGGAAGATACTTCATGGAATAAGCAAGGGGGAGGACCATCCTCAGGCCAGCAAGCCAACAAGGATGGTGGGTCTTGGAACAAACAGGAGGGTGGATCCTCATGGGGCAAACAAG ATGGGGGATCTTGGAATAAGGAAGATAAGTCAAATAAGCCAGGTGGAGAGACATCCTGGGGCCAGCAGGCTGACAAGGATGGTGGGTCTTGGTGCAAACCGGAGGGTGGATCCTCATGGGGCAAACAAGATGGGGGATCCTGGAATAAGGAAGATAAGTCAAATAAGCCAGGTGGATCCTCATGGGGCAAACAAG ATGGGGGATCTTGGAATAAGGAAGATAAGTCAAATAAGCCAGGTGGAGAGACATCCTGGGGCCAGCAGGCTGACAAGGATGGTGGATCTTGGAGCAAACCGGAGGGTGGGTCATCTTGGAAAGGAGCAAAAACTTTTGGTTCCGGTGATGGATATGGCAATCGGAATGGAGGTGAATTTGGGAATAAAGATGGTTCAGATCAACAAGGAAGCTGGGGTAGGGAAAACACTTTTGATGGCGGCCGTGGTTTTGGAGGCAGAAGAGGAAGGGGTGGCGGCAGAGGAAGAGACAATTTTGGAAGAGGTAGAGGTAGGGGAGGGAGATCTTTTGATCGAGGTGAGTCAAGCAGCTGGGGCAAGGAAGGTGAAGATAATAATGGATCAGGATTTGCTGGGGGATCTAGTTGGAAAAGTTCTCAGGAAAGCTCTTGGGGTAAAGTCACATCAAGTACAGGTTGGAAAACTGATCAATCAGAAAAGCACGAGGGATCAGGATTTGCTGGGGGGCAAACTAGTTGGAAAAGTTCTCAGGAAAGTTCCTGGGGTAAGGTAACATCAAATGATGAAAACAATAAAGCAAGTTCGGGTTGGGGAAGTACTCAATCAGAAAAGACTGAAAACAACAAAGCTGGATCAAGTTCGGGTTGGGGAAGTAATCAATCAGAAAAGACTGAAAGCAACAAAGCTGGATCAAGTTCGGGCTGGGGAAGTGATAAGTTAGAAAAGACTGAACGAGATGAAGGTGGCTGGAATGCTGCCAAACCTTCTGGTGAAACCCAGTCATCTAGTTGGAACAGAAAATCATCTACGAATGAAGAAAAAACTACGAGTGGAGGTGATGGGTGGAGCACCGGTAAAGGAAGTGGTTCTGAAAATAATCAGTCATCAGGTTGGAATAAAAAATCTAGTGATGGTGGTGGAATTGGAGATGCTGTAAGTGGTTGGGGCAATAATGAACAATCTTGGAAAACTAACAATTCCGCTGCAGGAAATCAGTCATCTGGGTGGAAGAGTGAAGGAAGCCAGGATCCTAATGCTTGGAGCAGCAAAAGTAACTGGAACTCAGGAAGTGGCTTTGCTGGGGATGAACAGCAGCCTGACAGTTCGAATGAGAGGGGAAGAGGTGGATGGAGGGGTGGCCGTGGTGGATCAGATATAGGTGGCTTTGGAGGCAGAGGTGGATCAGATAGGGGAGGCTTTCGAGGTAGAGGTCGGTCAGATAGGGGAGGCTTTCAAGGTAGAGGTGGATCTGATAGGGGTGGCTTTCGTGGTAGGGGTGGCTTTGATAGGGGTGGATTTGGGGGCAGAGGGCGAGGGAGAAGAGATCAAAATGATGAATGGAACAACAGAAATGATTTTGGCGATGGCAAGCCCAGCAGTTGGAGCAGTGGGTCAGGCAGTGATCCTGGTAGCTGGAAAGCTAGTGATGGTAGTGGAAGTTGGAGTCAAGGTGGCAGTGGAAAAGGTCAGTGGCAGAGTTGGTCTGCAGGTGGTAGCACATCTAAAGTAGATGGACATAGCTCGAAAGCTGGTGGATGGAACAATAAAAATGACTCTGGGGATGGTAAGCCTGGCAGTTGGAAGACTGGATCAGGCAGTGATGCTGGAGGTTGGAAAGCTAGTGATGATAATAAGGGGAGTTGGGGTGGGACTGAGAAAGGCCAGGGCGGTTGGAAAAATGGGTCAGGCAGTGATGCTGGTGGTTGGAAATCTAGTGATAACAAGGGGAGTTGGAATGAAACTGGCAGTGGGAAAGGCCAGGGGCAAAGTTGGTCTGCAGCTGGTAGCACATCTAAAACAGATGGACATGTCTCAGAAGCTGGAGGATGGAACAAAGGGTCCAGTGCAAATGCTGCTGGAGGTGATGCTAGTGCCAGTAAATGGTCTACCCCTACCCAAGAGAACACTTCAGGAAATCTGAACTCATCTTGGAATTCAAGCCAATCAAATGCTTCTGAATTTGAAAAATCCAAAGAAGCATGTGGAGCTACTGAAAGTGGAGGGCCTGCTGATGCATGGGGTAAGGCATCTAGCTCTTGGGGCAAAGGGAGTGATGGAGGTGGCAAGGGAGGGTGGTGA
- the LOC115995784 gene encoding protein RNA-directed DNA methylation 3 isoform X2 gives MVSSKGKEKVGAGDKAGAGKRKIDLTGGKDDDKTGKRKRNDVLQFFEDSAFEVGDDEYSDDSDFFDTDFIDDEFGTDDGVQKQHEKAPVFPLVPKEEEMDEEELEKMLRERYKAGSSFVKFAEDGYEKKGSIQEDISVPSTKDPTIWKVKCMVGRERHSAFCLMQKYVDLRVLGMKLQIISAFALDHVKGFVYIEADKQSDVNEACKGLCSIYSSRMSPVPRNEISQLISVRSKCNGISEGMWARVKSGKYKGDLAQVVAVNDVQKKVTVKLIPRIDLQALAEKFGGGVVAKKASIPAPRLIRSTELEDFRPLITIRKDRETNQMVEVLDGKMLREGYLFKKVSIDSLCFWGVMPSETELLKFEPYKNDEPQDTEWLSQLYGERKRKRTIKHDKGNGKGGEKGEGSSNSANGNNFEVDDLVFFGRKDFGIIIGTEKENVYKIMKEGSEGPVLVTVQLRELRAACFDRKLFTVKDQHKNTISINDIVRVLDGPSKDRQGIVKQIYKGVIFLYDEMGEEHNRYVCVKAPVCERISRSHGLLSGKESEAGPSTGFAETPSSPNTPLSPKKPCRERGDNSNFSRGDKDGLLFSVGQSVRIRVGPLKGYICRVLAVRQSDVTVKLDSRQKILTVKSEHLSEVHGRSSTISLGSADPEAAKPFDLLGAQDGSTDWTSGGLPASAQDENWNAGLPSNERSAWPSFPASSCLTTQLDPNSISPLTAVDVNNDAGNSAWDSGTTQNKNASWGASGVSEKNVADAGQDSGWGGSDSWKKSVPTTGVGSSSSDGTNKDNASNWGASGTTPGKETSGNWNQPESSGWNKATVRNEGQSEGWGNKVNGGGSDGSSWGKSVGSQGKGAIVGNSDAWDSKGVASSSLSGPVSESKGWGNAGSSQDGGSTWSKQDAGSSWNKKEDKSSCAKQGGTQSSWGKQDSKIPDSSGGGDGGSSWGKQEGASWGKQDGGSWNKKEDTSWNKQGGGPSSGQQANKDGGSWNKQEGGSSWGKQDGGSWNKEDKSNKPGGSSWGKQDGGSWNKEDKSNKPGGSSWGKQDGGSWNKEDKSNKPGGETSWGQQADKDGGSWSKPEGGSSWKGAKTFGSGDGYGNRNGGEFGNKDGSDQQGSWGRENTFDGGRGFGGRRGRGGGRGRDNFGRGRGRGGRSFDRGESSSWGKEGEDNNGSGFAGGSSWKSSQESSWGKVTSSTGWKTDQSEKHEGSGFAGGQTSWKSSQESSWGKVTSNDENNKASSGWGSTQSEKTENNKAGSSSGWGSNQSEKTESNKAGSSSGWGSDKLEKTERDEGGWNAAKPSGETQSSSWNRKSSTNEEKTTSGGDGWSTGKGSGSENNQSSGWNKKSSDGGGIGDAVSGWGNNEQSWKTNNSAAGNQSSGWKSEGSQDPNAWSSKSNWNSGSGFAGDEQQPDSSNERGRGGWRGGRGGSDIGGFGGRGGSDRGGFRGRGRSDRGGFQGRGGSDRGGFRGRGGFDRGGFGGRGRGRRDQNDEWNNRNDFGDGKPSSWSSGSGSDPGSWKASDGSGSWSQGGSGKGQWQSWSAGGSTSKVDGHSSKAGGWNNKNDSGDGKPGSWKTGSGSDAGGWKASDDNKGSWGGTEKGQGGWKNGSGSDAGGWKSSDNKGSWNETGSGKGQGQSWSAAGSTSKTDGHVSEAGGWNKGSSANAAGGDASASKWSTPTQENTSGNLNSSWNSSQSNASEFEKSKEACGATESGGPADAWGKASSSWGKGSDGGGKGGW, from the exons ATGGTCTCGTCGAAGGGCAAGGAGAAGGTCGGCGCCGGCGACAAGGCCGGGGCCGGCAAGCGGAAGATCGATCTCACCGGTGGAAAGGATGACGACAAGACCGGCAAAAGGAAGAGGAACGACGTCCTTCAGTTCTTCGAAGACAGCGCTTTCGAGGTCGGAGATGACGAGTACAGTGACGATTCTGACTTCTTCGACACTG ATTTTATTGATGATGAATTTGGCACTGATGATGGAGTCCAGAAGCAACATGAGAAAGCCCCTGTCTTCCCTTTAGTACCTAAGGAGGAGGAAATGGATGAAGAAGAGTTAGAAAAAATGTTGAGAGAGCGCTACAAAGCAGGTTCTAGTTTTGTTAAATTTGCAGAAGATGGATATGAAAAGAAAGGATCAATTCAAGAGGACATATCTGTGCCCTCCACCAAGGACCCTACTATATGGAAAGTCAAATGCATG GTTGGTCGTGAAAGGCATTCAGCTTTCTGCCTTATGCAGAAATATGTGGACTTGCGAGTTCTGGGAATGAAGCTCCAAATAATTTCCGCTTTTGCTCTTGATCATGTGAAAGGCTTTGTCTATATTGAAGCAGATAAACAGTCTGATGTTAATGAG GCTTGTAAAGGGCTCTGCAGTATATATTCCAGTCGGATGTCTCCAGTTCCAAGGAACGAAATTTCTCAACTGATATCAGTACGAAGCAAGTGCAATGGAATTTCTGAGGGCATGTGGGCTCGTGTTAAGAGTGGCAAATACAAGGGGGATCTAGCGCAG GTTGTGGCAGTGAATGATGTACAGAAAAAAGTCACAGTGAAGCTGATTCCAAGAATAGACTTGCAAGCACTGGCTGAGAAATTT GGTGGAGGAGTTGTTGCCAAGAAGGCTTCCATTCCAGCACCAAGGCTAATCCGCTCTACTGAGCTTGA AGATTTTCGTCCTCTCATCACAATTCGCAAGGACCGTGAGACAAACCAGATGGTTGAAGTTCTTGATGGAAAGATGCTTAGAGAAGGCTATTTATTTAAGAAGGTGTcgattgactctttgtgcttttgGGGTGTAATGCCTTCTGAAACTGAGCTCCTGAAGTTTGAGCCTTACAAGAATGATGAACCCCAAGATACCGAGTGGCTTTCCCAGCTCTATGGTGAGCGAAAGAGAAAACGAACAATTAAGCATGACAAAGGGAATGGGAAAGGTGGTGAGAAAGGAGAGGGTTCATCAAACTCTGCCAATGGAAACAATTTTGAAGTAGATGATCTTGTGTTTTTTGG TCGCAAGGACTTTGGCATTATCATTGGCACTGAGAAGGAGAATGTGTATAAG ATCATGAAAGAAGGTTCAGAGGGACCGGTGCTAGTGACTGTTCAACTTCGTGAACTAAGAGCAGCATGCTTTGATAGAAAACTGTTCACCGTAAAAGATCaacataaaaatacaatttccaTTAATGACATTGTCAGGGTTTTGGATGGTCCATCAaag GATAGACAAGGGATTGTTAAGCAAATCTACAAAGGTGTCATCTTTCTGTATGATGAGATGGGTGAGGAACATAACCGGTATGTCTGTGTTAAAGCTCCAGTGTGTGAAAGAATTTCCCGTAGCCATGGTTTATTGTCTGGGAAG gaaagtgAGGCTGGACCATCTACAGGTTTTGCTGAAACTCCATCATCTCCAAATACCCCATTGTCACCTAAGAAACCTTGCAGAGAGAGGGGTGATAACAGTAACT TTTCTCGTGGGGATAAAGATGGACTACTATTCTCTGTTGGTCAATCAGTCAGAATACGTGTTGGTCCTTTGAAGGGATATATCTGCCGTGTCTTGGCTGTACGTCAATCTGATGTCACTGTTAAACTTGATTCACGGCAAAAGATTCTTACAG TTAAAAGCGAGCATCTCTCTGAGGTTCATGGAAGGTCTTCTACCATTTCTTTGGG TAGTGCTGATCCAGAGGCTGCAAAACCATTTGATCTGCTTGGAGCACAGGATGGCTCAACAG ATTGGACTTCTGGAGGGTTACCAGCTTCTGCACAAGATGAAAATTGGAATGCAGGATTGCCATCAAATGAAAG GAGCGCTTGGCCTTCTTTCCCTGCATCAAGCTGCTTAACA ACTCAACTGGATCCTAATTCCATAAGTCCTCTCACTGCAGTTGATGTGAATAATG ATGCTGGAAATTCTGCTTGGGATAGTGGGACAACTCAAAATAAGAATGCATCATGGGGTGCATCAGGAGTCTCTGAGAAAAATGTTGCTGATGCTGGACAAGATAGTGGCTGGGGAGGGAGTGATAGTTGGAAGAAAAGTGTTCCCACTACAGGAGTTGGTAGCAGTAGTTCTGATGGTACCAACAAGGACAATGCTTCCAACTGGGGTGCTTCTGGAACCACACCAGGGAAAGAAACTAGTGGGAACTGGAATCAACCTGAATCAAGTGGTTGGAATAAAGCTACAGTAAGGAATGAAGGCCAAAGTGAAGGATGGGGTAACAAAGTGAATGGTGGAGGAAGTGATGGGTCTAGTTGGGGCAAATCTGTGGGTTCTCAAGGTAAAGGGGCTATTGTTGGAAACAGTGATGCTTGGGACAGCAAGGGAGTGGCATCTAGCTCCTTATCTGGTCCAGTTAGTGAGAGTAAGGGATGGGGCAATGCTGGTAGTTCACAGGATGGCGGGTCCACTTGGAGCAAACAAGATGCAGGATCTTCTTGGAATAAGAAGGAAGATAAATCTTCATGCGCAAAGCAAGGAGGGACTCAATCTTCTTGGGGCAAACAAGACAGTAAGATACCTGATAGTTCTGGTGGGGGTGATGGTGGGTCTTCTTGGGGAAAGCAGGAGGGTGCATCATGGGGCAAACAAGATGGGGGATCTTGGAATAAGAAGGAAGATACTTCATGGAATAAGCAAGGGGGAGGACCATCCTCAGGCCAGCAAGCCAACAAGGATGGTGGGTCTTGGAACAAACAGGAGGGTGGATCCTCATGGGGCAAACAAG ATGGGGGATCTTGGAATAAGGAAGATAAGTCAAATAAGCCAG GTGGATCCTCATGGGGCAAACAAGATGGGGGATCCTGGAATAAGGAAGATAAGTCAAATAAGCCAGGTGGATCCTCATGGGGCAAACAAG ATGGGGGATCTTGGAATAAGGAAGATAAGTCAAATAAGCCAGGTGGAGAGACATCCTGGGGCCAGCAGGCTGACAAGGATGGTGGATCTTGGAGCAAACCGGAGGGTGGGTCATCTTGGAAAGGAGCAAAAACTTTTGGTTCCGGTGATGGATATGGCAATCGGAATGGAGGTGAATTTGGGAATAAAGATGGTTCAGATCAACAAGGAAGCTGGGGTAGGGAAAACACTTTTGATGGCGGCCGTGGTTTTGGAGGCAGAAGAGGAAGGGGTGGCGGCAGAGGAAGAGACAATTTTGGAAGAGGTAGAGGTAGGGGAGGGAGATCTTTTGATCGAGGTGAGTCAAGCAGCTGGGGCAAGGAAGGTGAAGATAATAATGGATCAGGATTTGCTGGGGGATCTAGTTGGAAAAGTTCTCAGGAAAGCTCTTGGGGTAAAGTCACATCAAGTACAGGTTGGAAAACTGATCAATCAGAAAAGCACGAGGGATCAGGATTTGCTGGGGGGCAAACTAGTTGGAAAAGTTCTCAGGAAAGTTCCTGGGGTAAGGTAACATCAAATGATGAAAACAATAAAGCAAGTTCGGGTTGGGGAAGTACTCAATCAGAAAAGACTGAAAACAACAAAGCTGGATCAAGTTCGGGTTGGGGAAGTAATCAATCAGAAAAGACTGAAAGCAACAAAGCTGGATCAAGTTCGGGCTGGGGAAGTGATAAGTTAGAAAAGACTGAACGAGATGAAGGTGGCTGGAATGCTGCCAAACCTTCTGGTGAAACCCAGTCATCTAGTTGGAACAGAAAATCATCTACGAATGAAGAAAAAACTACGAGTGGAGGTGATGGGTGGAGCACCGGTAAAGGAAGTGGTTCTGAAAATAATCAGTCATCAGGTTGGAATAAAAAATCTAGTGATGGTGGTGGAATTGGAGATGCTGTAAGTGGTTGGGGCAATAATGAACAATCTTGGAAAACTAACAATTCCGCTGCAGGAAATCAGTCATCTGGGTGGAAGAGTGAAGGAAGCCAGGATCCTAATGCTTGGAGCAGCAAAAGTAACTGGAACTCAGGAAGTGGCTTTGCTGGGGATGAACAGCAGCCTGACAGTTCGAATGAGAGGGGAAGAGGTGGATGGAGGGGTGGCCGTGGTGGATCAGATATAGGTGGCTTTGGAGGCAGAGGTGGATCAGATAGGGGAGGCTTTCGAGGTAGAGGTCGGTCAGATAGGGGAGGCTTTCAAGGTAGAGGTGGATCTGATAGGGGTGGCTTTCGTGGTAGGGGTGGCTTTGATAGGGGTGGATTTGGGGGCAGAGGGCGAGGGAGAAGAGATCAAAATGATGAATGGAACAACAGAAATGATTTTGGCGATGGCAAGCCCAGCAGTTGGAGCAGTGGGTCAGGCAGTGATCCTGGTAGCTGGAAAGCTAGTGATGGTAGTGGAAGTTGGAGTCAAGGTGGCAGTGGAAAAGGTCAGTGGCAGAGTTGGTCTGCAGGTGGTAGCACATCTAAAGTAGATGGACATAGCTCGAAAGCTGGTGGATGGAACAATAAAAATGACTCTGGGGATGGTAAGCCTGGCAGTTGGAAGACTGGATCAGGCAGTGATGCTGGAGGTTGGAAAGCTAGTGATGATAATAAGGGGAGTTGGGGTGGGACTGAGAAAGGCCAGGGCGGTTGGAAAAATGGGTCAGGCAGTGATGCTGGTGGTTGGAAATCTAGTGATAACAAGGGGAGTTGGAATGAAACTGGCAGTGGGAAAGGCCAGGGGCAAAGTTGGTCTGCAGCTGGTAGCACATCTAAAACAGATGGACATGTCTCAGAAGCTGGAGGATGGAACAAAGGGTCCAGTGCAAATGCTGCTGGAGGTGATGCTAGTGCCAGTAAATGGTCTACCCCTACCCAAGAGAACACTTCAGGAAATCTGAACTCATCTTGGAATTCAAGCCAATCAAATGCTTCTGAATTTGAAAAATCCAAAGAAGCATGTGGAGCTACTGAAAGTGGAGGGCCTGCTGATGCATGGGGTAAGGCATCTAGCTCTTGGGGCAAAGGGAGTGATGGAGGTGGCAAGGGAGGGTGGTGA